In Moorella sp. Hama-1, a single genomic region encodes these proteins:
- the cmr3 gene encoding type III-B CRISPR module-associated protein Cmr3 yields MKLRIDPLDTLFFRDGRPFTRGEDDWAASIFPPSPGVIYGALRSLYFANLLEELELALTDADPTAALRIKALYWQIGAEDEGEPCFPLPLDCVRLKNNRREPGGFHLLTISTLAGLATNYPLDFVLKSEEEVAGPGNHLLDRESLVDYLEGKKEIFFAHDLADHLYWEPKVGIGRDAITHAAAEHLLYRVQMLRLKDMSLIVEYEGLQLPEQGFLRLGGEGRAASFTHVAGEMEGLPAPATGRYFKLYLATPAFFNGGWRPGWLDHRGEGTYGPLKLKLLTAAVGKPVPSGGFDIKIRQPKPMRRAVPGGSVYYFAILQGTIADAVAAFHGRCISEYRQQEGFGLAFTGCLDPENLSIITGEGN; encoded by the coding sequence ATGAAGCTAAGGATTGATCCTCTGGATACCCTCTTTTTCCGTGACGGCCGGCCCTTTACCAGGGGTGAGGATGACTGGGCCGCCAGTATCTTCCCGCCTTCCCCCGGGGTTATTTACGGTGCTTTACGCAGCCTCTATTTCGCCAACCTCCTGGAGGAACTGGAACTAGCCCTGACAGACGCTGACCCCACAGCGGCTCTGCGCATAAAAGCCCTCTACTGGCAGATAGGAGCAGAAGATGAAGGCGAACCTTGTTTTCCCCTGCCCCTGGACTGTGTGCGGTTGAAAAACAACAGGCGGGAACCCGGAGGTTTTCACCTGTTAACGATAAGTACTTTAGCCGGGCTGGCTACCAATTACCCTTTGGACTTTGTATTAAAGAGTGAAGAAGAAGTAGCAGGCCCGGGGAACCACCTCCTGGACCGGGAGAGCCTGGTAGATTACCTGGAGGGTAAAAAGGAGATCTTTTTTGCCCATGATCTGGCTGACCATTTGTACTGGGAGCCAAAGGTGGGTATTGGCCGGGACGCTATTACCCATGCCGCCGCCGAGCATCTCCTGTACCGGGTGCAGATGTTGCGGCTTAAAGATATGAGCCTGATTGTCGAATATGAGGGCCTGCAGCTACCGGAACAGGGTTTCCTGCGCCTGGGGGGTGAAGGCCGGGCGGCTAGTTTTACCCATGTTGCCGGAGAGATGGAGGGGTTGCCCGCTCCTGCCACGGGCAGGTATTTCAAGCTTTACCTGGCTACACCGGCTTTCTTTAATGGTGGGTGGCGGCCGGGGTGGCTGGATCATCGCGGCGAAGGAACTTACGGTCCTCTAAAATTGAAACTGCTAACCGCAGCCGTAGGCAAACCTGTTCCTTCAGGCGGTTTTGATATAAAAATAAGGCAACCTAAACCCATGCGCCGGGCCGTGCCGGGGGGTAGCGTTTACTATTTTGCCATCCTGCAGGGTACGATAGCTGACGCTGTCGCGGCCTTCCACGGCCGCTGCATCAGCGAGTACCGGCAGCAGGAGGGCTTTGGCCTGGCCTTTACCGGTTGCCTTGATCCAGAAAACCTGAGCATTATCACCGGGGAGGGGAACTGA
- a CDS encoding putative CRISPR-associated protein, with protein MLVITTVGTSLLENYRQEHHGLDADYFKLKEEPASNWDNNERRINKVKKALLNWAQPQGETSAEIKSLFNLRRQAGQAIEARLLATDTVLSRLTAEVLEEVLAGTIKTVFEPDRDVIKGLQVWDRKRFEKEGLINLIARIEELNGTCEEVAINFTGGYKALIPYLTIMGQLYNISLYYIFEDTDELIRLPQAPLAINCGIFEKYSHIIADLAAGIDDWSRHRWRYTIEDEFRACIWEDGDFAELNAIGRLYWYRYQNYFLVEVLKEADYFRENSGNKQEVNSALQELYGRLNSRIIGNGLKNTEDLQAYLNSLPDKDDLRHGEKPDRDKYIFKSTNKSQIRLVYTPIIKPYGLSLRLFDHVRGNFDHTVYIKEFKEKMKMHANQEYTAITLKKPQS; from the coding sequence GTGCTGGTTATTACTACTGTGGGGACTTCCCTGCTGGAGAATTACCGGCAAGAACACCATGGCCTTGATGCCGATTACTTCAAACTGAAGGAGGAACCGGCATCAAACTGGGATAATAACGAGCGCCGTATAAACAAAGTTAAAAAGGCCCTGCTGAACTGGGCACAGCCTCAAGGGGAAACCAGCGCCGAGATTAAAAGCCTCTTTAACCTCCGCCGGCAGGCCGGCCAGGCGATAGAGGCCCGGCTGCTGGCCACGGATACGGTCCTCTCTCGCCTTACGGCCGAAGTCCTGGAAGAGGTCCTGGCCGGAACAATAAAGACCGTTTTTGAGCCGGACAGAGATGTTATCAAAGGCCTGCAGGTATGGGATCGAAAACGTTTTGAAAAGGAGGGCCTGATAAACCTCATAGCCCGGATTGAAGAACTGAACGGCACCTGTGAAGAAGTAGCCATCAATTTTACCGGCGGTTATAAAGCGCTGATACCCTATCTTACCATCATGGGCCAGCTCTACAATATCTCCCTGTATTACATCTTCGAGGATACCGACGAGCTGATCCGGCTACCACAGGCGCCCCTGGCGATTAACTGTGGTATTTTTGAAAAGTACAGCCATATCATTGCGGACCTGGCTGCCGGTATCGATGATTGGAGCCGGCATCGTTGGAGATATACCATCGAAGATGAATTTCGCGCCTGCATCTGGGAGGACGGCGACTTTGCGGAACTGAACGCCATCGGTCGCCTCTACTGGTATAGATATCAAAACTACTTCCTGGTAGAAGTATTAAAAGAAGCCGATTATTTCCGGGAGAATAGCGGCAATAAACAGGAAGTCAATTCCGCTTTACAGGAGTTATACGGCCGGCTTAATAGCAGGATTATCGGTAACGGGTTGAAGAATACGGAGGATCTGCAGGCCTATCTCAACTCCCTGCCCGATAAGGATGACCTGCGCCATGGGGAAAAACCGGACCGGGATAAATATATCTTTAAGTCAACCAATAAAAGCCAGATAAGGCTGGTTTACACACCGATTATTAAACCTTATGGCCTGAGCCTGCGCCTTTTTGATCATGTGCGTGGTAATTTCGATCATACGGTGTACATTAAGGAATTTAAAGAGAAGATGAAAATGCATGCCAACCAGGAATATACAGCCATTACACTAAAGAAACCGCAGTCATAA
- a CDS encoding CRISPR-associated protein Csx14 encodes MIKMNAAGRDRQNPEILIATLGVEPQVVTITLDRLLAGGRAVSEVAVVYTENPVVQKAMDMVAGEFRSRFYPGIQLRPVPVTAGQEKIRDFCNNADLQALLRTLYGEVRRARQQGFIVHLCVSGGRKVMGIMAMVVAQLLFGPEDCAWHLVTEGWQPGDRRRLHLPAGEKVWLVPVPVLRWQEAGTLVRAVTELDDPAEVVAWYEKLTRDERAKRKGEFIRHWLTPAERQVVELACRGLDNKAIAARLYKKEQTVANQLRSVYEKLREWLGYPAGTIERSVLIAEFSSYFLSETFSSSVGTSRV; translated from the coding sequence ATGATAAAGATGAACGCGGCAGGAAGAGACAGGCAGAACCCGGAAATCTTGATCGCCACCCTGGGGGTGGAACCCCAGGTGGTAACTATCACCCTGGATCGCTTGCTTGCCGGCGGCCGGGCCGTTAGTGAGGTTGCCGTTGTTTATACGGAGAATCCCGTCGTCCAGAAGGCCATGGACATGGTGGCTGGTGAATTTAGAAGCCGGTTCTACCCCGGCATCCAGCTGCGGCCGGTGCCGGTGACCGCCGGGCAGGAGAAGATACGGGATTTTTGCAATAATGCCGACCTGCAGGCCCTGTTGCGTACCCTGTACGGCGAGGTGCGCCGTGCCAGGCAACAGGGTTTCATTGTCCACCTGTGTGTCTCCGGGGGCCGTAAAGTCATGGGCATCATGGCCATGGTCGTGGCTCAACTCCTTTTTGGACCTGAAGATTGCGCCTGGCACCTGGTCACCGAGGGATGGCAGCCCGGCGACCGGCGCCGCCTGCACCTTCCCGCCGGGGAGAAAGTCTGGCTGGTGCCGGTACCGGTGTTACGCTGGCAGGAAGCAGGCACGCTGGTGCGGGCTGTGACCGAACTGGATGACCCCGCCGAGGTGGTGGCCTGGTACGAGAAGTTAACTCGCGACGAACGCGCCAAACGCAAGGGCGAGTTCATCCGCCACTGGCTGACGCCGGCGGAGCGGCAAGTAGTCGAACTCGCCTGTCGCGGGCTGGATAATAAAGCCATCGCCGCCCGGCTTTATAAAAAGGAGCAAACCGTGGCCAACCAGCTGCGCAGTGTTTATGAAAAACTGCGGGAATGGCTGGGTTACCCGGCAGGCACAATCGAGCGCAGTGTCTTGATTGCGGAATTCTCTTCTTATTTCCTTAGCGAAACATTTTCGTCGTCAGTTGGTACAAGCAGGGTATGA
- the cas10 gene encoding type III-B CRISPR-associated protein Cas10/Cmr2, translating into MNALLIFTMGPVQSFIAQARKTQDLYAGSYILSHLCRTAARQARDAYGAEIIYPDINNPSLPNRLVALFTVKSKEELQEIGANLEKEVRDEFIQMGLEVVQAFALPVTTALEEQLRDFLEIYWVGGEYEADRYADCYRRLESFLGAIKNTRLFTPGGEQGRKCSITGEHNALFYRGQQKAFLQQAFKVPETVGKKYLAPGEALSGIGFMKRAAARYFNCRHRDFNDDFPSTAAIALAASLPLLPTDKVARYKELFGNDFAFQFFYPENLTPKRFIADGIPLEKLAPAEALLKELYAAARERGAVLSRYYGLVIMDGDSMGEWVSGKNLATAGQLPDFQRYLTRQLGAYAREVQAILALPQRGRLVYCGGDDLLGFINLNYLPVALRELRQQFPPLERFTGGAGGRVSSTSAGVCIAHYKTPLTEVINMARRMEEKAKEIDGKDALAISVLKHSGEICQSVFKWQYKGLDPLALLSRLIINLASGEFSDTFIRNLAREFGVLTAREEEKKVKKSGEIESRATEEEMVDAEISRLLQRSCQLLDRQEADEKIKGLGKQLFTLYIEIEAGLANFLSFLDIAAFLSREVQVSNEAKD; encoded by the coding sequence TTGAACGCGCTGCTTATTTTTACCATGGGGCCGGTCCAGTCCTTTATCGCCCAGGCGCGTAAAACCCAGGACCTGTATGCCGGTAGCTATATCTTATCCCACCTTTGCCGTACGGCAGCCCGGCAGGCTCGGGATGCTTACGGTGCCGAGATAATTTACCCCGATATAAATAATCCCTCTCTACCCAATCGCCTGGTGGCTCTTTTTACTGTAAAAAGCAAGGAAGAACTCCAGGAGATTGGTGCCAACCTGGAAAAAGAGGTAAGGGATGAGTTTATCCAGATGGGGTTGGAGGTGGTTCAAGCCTTTGCTTTGCCGGTTACCACCGCCCTTGAGGAGCAGTTACGTGATTTCCTGGAGATATACTGGGTGGGGGGCGAATACGAAGCCGACCGGTATGCCGACTGCTACCGCCGCCTGGAGTCTTTCCTGGGGGCAATAAAAAATACCCGCCTTTTTACTCCCGGTGGCGAGCAGGGTCGCAAGTGCAGCATTACCGGCGAGCATAATGCCCTTTTCTATCGGGGTCAACAGAAGGCATTTCTGCAGCAGGCATTTAAAGTACCTGAAACTGTGGGGAAGAAGTATCTGGCTCCGGGGGAAGCCTTGAGCGGGATAGGCTTCATGAAACGGGCTGCCGCCAGGTACTTCAACTGCAGGCATAGGGATTTTAACGACGATTTCCCATCCACCGCCGCAATAGCCCTGGCCGCAAGCCTGCCCTTATTGCCCACCGACAAGGTAGCCCGGTACAAAGAACTTTTTGGTAATGATTTTGCATTCCAATTTTTCTACCCGGAGAACTTGACCCCGAAGCGTTTTATAGCTGACGGTATTCCCCTGGAAAAATTAGCGCCAGCGGAGGCTTTACTAAAAGAGCTGTACGCTGCGGCCCGGGAACGCGGGGCCGTATTAAGCAGGTATTACGGTTTAGTAATTATGGATGGCGACAGCATGGGAGAATGGGTGTCCGGGAAGAATTTGGCCACTGCGGGACAATTACCGGATTTCCAGCGCTACCTCACCCGGCAACTCGGGGCTTATGCCAGGGAGGTCCAGGCTATCCTGGCTTTACCCCAGCGGGGACGGCTGGTTTACTGTGGTGGTGACGACCTCCTGGGCTTTATTAATTTAAACTACCTGCCGGTGGCTTTAAGGGAATTGCGGCAACAATTCCCGCCGTTGGAGCGGTTTACCGGCGGGGCGGGGGGAAGAGTCTCTTCGACCTCTGCCGGGGTGTGTATTGCCCACTATAAAACTCCCCTCACCGAAGTAATTAATATGGCCCGCAGAATGGAGGAAAAAGCCAAAGAAATCGACGGCAAGGATGCTCTGGCTATCAGCGTCTTAAAGCACTCGGGTGAAATCTGCCAGAGCGTTTTTAAATGGCAGTATAAGGGCCTGGATCCCCTGGCGTTACTGAGCCGTTTAATCATTAACCTGGCCAGCGGCGAGTTTTCCGATACCTTTATCCGCAATCTCGCCCGGGAATTCGGGGTCTTAACAGCCCGGGAAGAAGAGAAAAAGGTAAAGAAAAGCGGGGAGATAGAGAGCAGGGCAACTGAGGAAGAGATGGTGGACGCCGAAATCAGCCGCCTGTTGCAGCGCTCCTGCCAGCTACTGGACCGGCAGGAGGCAGATGAGAAGATAAAGGGATTGGGAAAGCAGTTATTTACCCTGTATATAGAGATAGAAGCCGGCCTGGCTAATTTCCTTTCGTTTTTAGATATTGCAGCTTTCCTTTCCCGGGAGGTGCAGGTAAGCAATGAAGCTAAGGATTGA
- the cmr1 gene encoding type III-B CRISPR module RAMP protein Cmr1 → MPDAVLTFEVLTPMFLAGADIRQPELRGPAVKGALRFWWRAIHGFDPQLQKNEGAIFGFTGEGSRKSSLILKIEGEDAAPYITREPFPRHNYLLYPVKGRDLNILEYIAYGTYTYDKITKKNVFDRSYIKPGYSFRLVIQMRNNDCLQEVIMALQYFCWFVALGAKSRNGFGSLKVKAIEGHLSTEVRQSLTSLPGKNSLVPFNNCKELPEFSALSGGARLFKTRQDYGNWDACLGELGHAYRKSRLSLEPSHSYHKRRYIGAPLTVNKMPKSRLDRHAKPYFLRVHERQGRYTGYLLYLPSHYCTGLVGKKSDIDPAREDAAFTRACQEMNQALGQNLEVVY, encoded by the coding sequence ATGCCAGATGCAGTCCTTACTTTCGAAGTTTTAACACCGATGTTCCTGGCCGGTGCCGACATCAGGCAGCCGGAATTAAGGGGGCCGGCAGTGAAAGGTGCCCTGCGCTTCTGGTGGCGGGCAATCCACGGATTTGATCCCCAGCTGCAAAAAAATGAGGGGGCGATCTTTGGTTTTACCGGCGAAGGTAGCCGTAAGAGCAGCCTGATCTTAAAAATAGAAGGGGAGGACGCGGCACCATATATTACCAGGGAACCGTTTCCCAGGCATAATTACCTTCTCTACCCGGTAAAGGGACGCGACTTGAACATCCTAGAATACATAGCCTACGGTACTTACACCTATGACAAAATAACAAAAAAGAACGTATTTGATCGCAGCTATATCAAACCCGGCTACAGTTTCCGCCTGGTCATCCAGATGCGGAATAATGATTGTCTCCAGGAAGTAATTATGGCCTTGCAATACTTCTGCTGGTTCGTGGCCCTGGGAGCAAAGTCCCGCAATGGCTTTGGCAGCCTGAAAGTTAAAGCAATAGAGGGTCACCTGTCCACTGAGGTAAGGCAAAGTTTAACGTCCCTCCCGGGGAAAAACAGCCTGGTTCCCTTCAATAATTGTAAAGAACTTCCGGAATTCAGCGCCCTGTCCGGAGGGGCCAGGCTTTTTAAAACCCGCCAGGATTACGGGAACTGGGATGCCTGCCTGGGGGAACTGGGTCACGCCTACCGTAAATCCCGCCTCTCCCTGGAACCATCCCATTCCTACCACAAACGCCGGTATATCGGGGCTCCGCTTACTGTTAATAAAATGCCAAAGTCCCGGCTGGACAGGCACGCCAAGCCCTATTTCCTGCGCGTGCACGAGCGGCAGGGAAGATACACGGGCTACCTGCTGTATCTGCCGTCCCATTATTGTACCGGGCTTGTCGGAAAGAAGTCGGATATTGATCCGGCCAGGGAAGACGCGGCTTTTACCAGGGCCTGCCAGGAAATGAATCAAGCCCTAGGGCAGAATCTGGAGGTGGTATATTGA
- the csx15 gene encoding CRISPR-associated protein Csx15: MKIINFAHPLTPANFEEIAGRVGDQVEVISVHFQIEHQYPLEPQVEDLVDGLGLTPREWQTGSFLFNLPSLNYGAAVLLAHLHGRTGYFPAILRLRPVEGSLPVRFEVAEIINLQAVRERARRMR, translated from the coding sequence GTGAAGATTATTAATTTCGCCCATCCCCTGACACCGGCCAACTTTGAGGAAATAGCCGGCCGGGTAGGCGACCAGGTAGAAGTAATCAGCGTGCACTTCCAGATCGAACACCAGTATCCCCTGGAGCCCCAGGTAGAAGACCTGGTGGATGGTCTGGGGTTGACGCCACGGGAGTGGCAGACGGGATCCTTTCTGTTTAATCTGCCGTCTCTTAATTACGGCGCCGCGGTGCTGCTGGCCCATCTCCACGGGCGTACCGGTTATTTCCCCGCCATTTTACGCTTGCGCCCGGTGGAGGGTAGCCTGCCGGTACGCTTTGAAGTGGCGGAAATAATCAACCTGCAGGCCGTGCGCGAGCGGGCACGCAGGATGCGCTAA
- the prmA gene encoding 50S ribosomal protein L11 methyltransferase, which yields MKWIDLQVLTTSEATEAVAAILEGYGANGVIIEDSADLTREWAKPYGEIYDLDPANYPETGVRVKAYLPAISWREEMAAAITARVKDLTAVGLDPGPATLAYRLADDAEWAHKWKQYYHPVQVTEKLTIKPSWEAYSPADGEVVLAIDPGMAFGTGTHPTTILSLRALEKVLQPGDRVVDVGCGTGVLALAAAKLGAGAVLALDLDPVAVQVARQNVTLNGVANRVDVRVNDLLKGITGPFDLVIANILAEIILPLIPDARRVLSPGGRLIASGISRGKAEGVKGGLMAAGFTISDTLVMGEWFTLLATPGGDS from the coding sequence ATGAAATGGATCGATTTACAGGTTCTGACTACATCTGAGGCCACGGAAGCTGTAGCCGCGATTTTAGAAGGTTATGGCGCCAACGGGGTAATCATTGAGGATAGCGCCGACCTGACCAGGGAATGGGCAAAGCCCTATGGCGAGATTTACGACCTGGATCCGGCCAATTACCCGGAAACCGGGGTACGGGTCAAGGCCTATCTACCCGCCATCTCCTGGCGGGAAGAGATGGCGGCGGCAATCACAGCCAGAGTAAAAGACTTGACAGCCGTGGGCCTCGACCCGGGACCGGCGACCCTGGCCTACCGCCTGGCTGATGACGCTGAGTGGGCGCATAAGTGGAAGCAATACTATCACCCGGTGCAGGTGACGGAGAAGTTGACAATTAAGCCCTCCTGGGAGGCTTATTCCCCTGCTGATGGGGAAGTGGTCCTGGCAATTGACCCGGGTATGGCCTTTGGCACCGGCACCCACCCGACGACTATCCTCAGCCTCCGGGCCCTGGAGAAGGTTTTACAGCCCGGAGATAGGGTAGTCGACGTCGGCTGCGGTACCGGCGTCCTGGCCTTGGCCGCTGCCAAACTGGGGGCTGGGGCGGTGCTGGCCCTGGATCTGGATCCGGTGGCCGTGCAGGTGGCCCGGCAAAATGTCACCCTCAACGGCGTTGCCAACCGGGTGGATGTAAGGGTTAATGACCTGCTCAAGGGTATTACAGGCCCCTTTGATCTGGTAATCGCCAATATCCTGGCGGAGATTATTTTGCCCCTGATCCCTGACGCCCGCCGGGTTTTATCACCCGGCGGCAGGCTGATCGCCTCCGGTATCTCCAGGGGTAAAGCCGAGGGAGTTAAAGGCGGATTAATGGCTGCCGGGTTTACTATTAGCGATACGTTGGTAATGGGCGAATGGTTTACCCTGCTAGCCACCCCTGGCGGAGATTCATAG
- a CDS encoding S-layer homology domain-containing protein, which produces MPSTHSHRKSSLLFLIIFGIIAYLSSPAHLYAGDNHAPVAGYGWALEFSGNNQYLYADYASPAPDLRQALTVAFWVRVNKFETGQMYFVNNYDEAQHLGFKGYIGPDASIHFQFGNNPEISTPPNVLAPGEWQHVAITGTTSSQKIYVNGEVKATLSGGSGWGSATGHYYLVNNYFYRGALDGAIDEISLWNKALDGAAIRDLVYGGITPDHPEYAQLVGYWRLDEGSGTLALDARGMGNATLGSHKPGTPLPSWTPSGVPLTFVTADTTPLEGFLPARDADGDSLTYSLTGGGSKGTVTFTDPQRGAFTYTPTLYSSGPDSFAFKVNDGRLDSNTATVTVVVYRAAPDPGGDTTVVDPGDPARPAAIVAGSLYPAAGPNIRLVVPVLQDPQGTPPTSIRILTVTGGRLALDAETETPVPVGAEAPPLPLSGNYLDFKFTPDPSRETDAYFTYAVVDPQDAAHYSAPSQATIPIIPATASGPPILQLSGDLIANGREYRAGSAPVVIDPNLTVTAGARGSLAGAIVAITANFSSCQDSLGLNVEGRNGQEPGIRSHYDATTGVLTLTGLAPPEAYQRVLRSVTYSNNSQDQVPGERTVTFTVYDGYTYSSPVSCQILVTAMNDHPGDTPGDPGDNRRGANGGSGGTDPGTDESGGEPKGGPVAVKPDPGAVQIAPGNFLLKTRETARQDVVTLTVDAGELAALISKKGRDISTYTLASREMADGFVARIPAIVLEQMARENPAASLELQAAPATWRLPVRSLDVSTIAGSLGTNRDDLFLDFSIQRLSLERVLPAGAGEQGRAEPGRPTSGDGRGELLAGPVFFAVQGVDGSGQSIALPGFNTYTSRSLNLAGTLDPDAAAAVLYDPVRRDLRPVPVVFTFTGGRAVAVLKHWGNGIYFIFEHHQAFPDLAGHWARRDVAKLASRLIVAGREKQDFNPEEPVTRAEFTALLVRALGLSGGETGAEKASFPDVTGHWAAAAINTGAAIGLVQGYDDGSFRPDAAISRQEIAALLVRAIRYASSSLVTPGGAVAIAPDGSSPTVAGDSGVINPTRSNPEYLNSASPIRYAGADIGDGIDITKPGGLLPRFSDSQEIAPWAREAVATSIAAGIIHGDTQGRLKPGSRATRAEAVVMLARTLKLLQFIN; this is translated from the coding sequence ATGCCTTCTACCCATAGTCACCGGAAATCATCCTTGCTTTTTCTCATTATATTCGGCATAATTGCCTATCTTTCCTCGCCGGCGCACCTGTACGCAGGGGACAACCATGCCCCTGTGGCTGGCTATGGTTGGGCCCTGGAGTTTTCGGGAAATAACCAGTATCTATACGCCGATTATGCTTCGCCGGCACCTGACCTGAGGCAGGCTCTGACGGTGGCCTTCTGGGTGCGGGTTAATAAATTTGAGACCGGCCAGATGTACTTTGTCAATAACTATGACGAAGCCCAGCACTTGGGTTTCAAGGGATATATAGGGCCGGACGCCAGCATCCATTTTCAATTCGGCAATAATCCGGAAATATCCACGCCCCCCAACGTCCTGGCTCCGGGAGAATGGCAACACGTCGCCATTACGGGGACAACCTCTTCCCAGAAGATATATGTCAATGGTGAAGTAAAAGCCACCCTATCCGGTGGTTCTGGCTGGGGCAGTGCCACCGGTCATTATTACCTGGTCAATAATTATTTTTATCGAGGCGCCCTGGACGGCGCCATCGACGAGATCAGCCTGTGGAATAAAGCCCTGGACGGGGCGGCCATCCGGGACCTGGTCTACGGGGGGATAACCCCGGATCACCCGGAATATGCCCAACTGGTGGGCTACTGGCGGCTGGATGAGGGTTCCGGTACGTTGGCCCTGGATGCTAGGGGCATGGGTAACGCCACCTTGGGCAGCCACAAACCCGGTACGCCCCTCCCGTCCTGGACCCCTTCCGGGGTACCTCTAACCTTCGTCACCGCTGATACCACCCCCCTTGAAGGCTTCCTGCCCGCCCGGGACGCCGATGGTGACAGCCTGACCTATAGTTTGACAGGCGGGGGGAGCAAAGGGACGGTTACCTTTACAGATCCCCAGAGGGGCGCCTTTACCTATACTCCCACCCTTTATAGCAGCGGCCCGGATTCCTTTGCCTTCAAGGTAAATGACGGCCGGCTGGACTCCAATACAGCCACAGTGACGGTCGTCGTTTACCGCGCCGCTCCCGACCCCGGCGGGGACACGACGGTGGTCGATCCCGGCGACCCGGCTCGCCCGGCAGCCATCGTCGCCGGCTCACTTTACCCGGCTGCCGGACCTAACATCCGCCTGGTAGTACCGGTTTTACAGGACCCCCAGGGTACGCCCCCGACCAGCATCCGCATTCTTACCGTTACCGGAGGCCGTTTGGCCCTGGATGCAGAAACTGAAACCCCGGTACCCGTGGGGGCGGAGGCGCCGCCCCTGCCCTTATCCGGGAATTACCTTGACTTCAAGTTTACCCCCGACCCCAGCCGGGAGACAGATGCCTATTTTACCTATGCCGTCGTCGACCCCCAGGATGCGGCCCATTACTCAGCCCCCTCGCAGGCGACGATTCCCATTATACCTGCTACCGCCTCCGGGCCGCCCATCCTGCAGTTATCCGGGGACCTGATCGCGAACGGTCGTGAGTATCGCGCGGGTAGCGCGCCGGTCGTTATTGATCCCAACCTAACCGTCACCGCCGGCGCCAGGGGTAGCCTGGCGGGAGCTATAGTGGCGATTACTGCCAATTTCTCCTCATGCCAGGATAGCCTGGGCCTTAACGTTGAGGGAAGAAATGGGCAGGAACCAGGCATTCGGAGCCATTACGATGCTACTACGGGAGTTTTAACCCTTACCGGCCTGGCACCCCCGGAAGCCTACCAGAGGGTCTTACGTTCCGTTACTTATTCCAACAACAGCCAGGACCAGGTTCCGGGCGAGCGGACGGTGACTTTCACTGTCTATGATGGCTATACTTATAGCAGCCCCGTCTCCTGCCAGATCCTGGTCACGGCGATGAATGATCACCCGGGTGATACCCCCGGCGATCCGGGAGACAATAGGCGGGGAGCCAATGGGGGCTCCGGGGGAACGGATCCGGGAACTGACGAATCTGGCGGAGAGCCGAAGGGCGGGCCGGTAGCGGTGAAACCGGACCCGGGCGCCGTCCAGATAGCCCCGGGTAACTTTCTGTTAAAGACAAGGGAGACCGCCCGGCAGGATGTCGTGACCTTAACCGTTGACGCCGGGGAACTGGCAGCTCTGATTAGCAAGAAGGGCCGGGATATCAGCACCTATACCCTGGCAAGCCGTGAGATGGCCGATGGTTTCGTGGCCAGGATCCCCGCTATCGTCCTGGAACAGATGGCCCGCGAGAATCCCGCTGCCAGCCTGGAACTGCAGGCTGCCCCTGCTACCTGGCGCTTGCCGGTCCGGAGCCTGGATGTTTCTACCATTGCCGGTAGCTTGGGCACCAATCGGGATGATCTATTCCTGGACTTCAGTATTCAAAGGCTATCGCTGGAGAGAGTCCTTCCTGCCGGGGCGGGGGAGCAGGGGAGGGCAGAGCCTGGTCGCCCAACCAGCGGTGACGGTCGCGGAGAACTGCTGGCCGGCCCGGTATTTTTCGCCGTCCAGGGCGTGGATGGTAGCGGGCAGAGTATAGCGTTACCCGGGTTTAATACCTACACCAGCCGGAGCCTCAACCTGGCAGGCACCCTGGACCCGGATGCAGCAGCGGCGGTTCTTTACGATCCGGTCCGCCGCGATCTCCGGCCGGTGCCGGTGGTATTTACCTTTACCGGGGGCCGGGCTGTAGCTGTATTGAAGCACTGGGGTAATGGTATTTACTTTATTTTTGAACATCATCAGGCCTTCCCCGACCTGGCCGGCCACTGGGCGAGAAGGGATGTCGCCAAACTGGCCTCCCGGCTGATTGTCGCTGGCCGGGAAAAACAGGACTTTAATCCGGAGGAACCGGTGACCCGGGCCGAGTTCACCGCTTTACTGGTGCGGGCCCTGGGCTTGTCCGGCGGGGAAACCGGGGCTGAAAAGGCAAGCTTCCCCGATGTTACCGGCCACTGGGCAGCAGCCGCCATTAATACCGGCGCCGCTATCGGCCTGGTGCAAGGGTATGATGACGGTTCCTTTCGACCGGACGCCGCCATTTCGCGCCAGGAGATCGCCGCCCTGCTGGTGCGGGCGATCCGGTATGCCAGCAGCAGCCTGGTTACTCCGGGCGGCGCCGTGGCCATCGCTCCCGACGGTAGTAGCCCGACCGTCGCCGGCGACTCCGGGGTTATCAATCCAACCAGGAGCAACCCGGAGTATTTGAACAGTGCGTCGCCCATCCGTTATGCAGGTGCTGATATAGGTGATGGAATAGATATCACCAAACCGGGTGGCCTCCTACCGCGTTTTAGCGATAGCCAGGAGATTGCCCCCTGGGCACGGGAGGCCGTGGCTACATCTATTGCTGCCGGTATTATCCACGGCGACACCCAGGGCAGGCTCAAACCCGGCAGCAGAGCTACCCGGGCGGAGGCTGTGGTTATGCTGGCGCGCACCCTGAAGTTGTTGCAATTCATCAATTAG